One window of Aspergillus oryzae RIB40 DNA, chromosome 3 genomic DNA carries:
- a CDS encoding uncharacterized protein (predicted protein): MGEQTEFEPIQLSPLDQAIPPVYIRILLCFSVVNVDRAISQLQTGVSSLLSALPFLSGDVVRYTAPGKTKWLYQLCPPTHQVQATGVLVVKHHQMRCMVDEKRFAPSSTSHIPLSPFAEPARPAPIFRVQANAYIDGITLGFAFHHIAVDATGMGVIISELARHCRSSPPPSLLCPDYERATRQLISNSRATECSGLDHSGDYISCQALSPPAEGSEDASPSIEISTETRTFVFPAARLESLKNACIEMLPTLDQQQRQQNPCLDEPARTKVPWLSTNDVFVALLWVCLTRCRYQEDQNSGLPSDEHTRICMGVNMRSRIQPPLSADYLGNAILSLSFKLNVNVFRRTQVTNESIEGVDSKDIEHKQWLATICRVARNIRRGVNGMDDSYFRSVVSFLEDSSDCRLFDYARCDFCVPSWRHLCVYHADFGEMGRPKSLEVFDVPGDGSFCILPQHYGAAAPWELLLGLLKA; the protein is encoded by the exons ATGGGAGAACAAACCGAATTTGAGCCAATTCAATTGAGTCCTCTGGACCAGGCAATCCCACCGGTGTACATCCGGAttcttctctgcttctccgTGGTAAATGTGGATAGAGCAATCTCCCAGCTGCAGACTGGAGtatcttcccttctctcgGCGTTGCCTTTTTTGTCTGGGGATGTCGTGCGATACACGGCACCAGGCAAGACAAAATGGCTCTATCAATTGTGTCCACCTACACACCAGGTGCAGGCGACTGGCGTACTAGTTGTTAAACACCATCAGATGCGTTGTATGGTTGACGAGAAGAGATTCGCACCCTCATCGACATCACATATCCCGCTTTCCCCATTCGCGGAACCGGCGAGACCAGCCCCAATTTTCCGCGTGCAAGCGAATGCATATATCGACGGGATTACCCTCGGATTTGCCTTTCATCATATTGCTGTGGATGCTACTGGGATGGGGGTTATTATCAGTGAACTCGCACGACATTGCCGGAGCAGTCCTCCGCCCAGTCTATTATGTCCAGACTACGAAAGAGCAACGCGTCAGCTCATTAGCAACTCGCGAGCTACGGAATGCTCGGGGCTGGATCACAGTGGTGATTATATCTCATGTCAGGCCTTATCTCCCCCTGCGGAGGGGTCTGAGGACGCTTCACCATCGATCGAGATCTCAACTGAAACCAGAACGTTTGTGTTCCCAGCTGCTCGACTAGAATCTCTCAAAAATGCCTGCATTGAGATGCTACCAACGCTTGACCAACAGCAACGACAACAGAATCCATGTCTGGATGAGCCCGCGCGCACTAAAGTCCCATGGCTCTCAACAAACGATGTCTTTGTCGCACTTTTATGGGTGTGTCTAACCAGGTGCCGCTATCAGGAGGACCAGAATAGCGGGTTGCCGAGTGATGAGCACACCCGTATATGCATGGGCGTCAACATGCGTAGCCGCATTCAGCCTCCGCTTTCAGCTGATTATCTTGGGAATGCgattctctctctctctttcaaacTCAATGTGAACGTCTTTCGTCGCACTCAGGTGACGAATGAGAGTATTGAAGGAGTAGACTCCAAAGACATAGAGCATAAACAATGGCTGGCCACGATCTGTCGAGTTGCTCGTAACATCCGGAGAGGAGTGAATGGAATGGACGATTCATATTTCCGTAGCGTTGTGAGCTTTCTCGAAGATAGTTCGGATTGTCGCCTCTTTGACTATGCCAGGTGCGACTTTTGCGTGCCCAGTTGGCGCCACTTATGTGTGTATCATGCCGACTTCGGGGAAATGGGAAGACCAAAGAGCCTGGAAGTCTTTGACGTGCCTGGAGATGGTTCCTTTTGTATCCTGCCTCAGCACTatggtgctgctgctcccTGGGAG CTATTGCTAGGCTTGCTAAAAGCCTAG
- a CDS encoding MDR family MFS transporter (predicted transporter (major facilitator superfamily)): MTDISTGVQLKPGIGDGTVYNGNMSKDTLVNCSPDPENPEKGQASSPRTQISVDDNEESTTEYPSSWKLAMIMISLCLAVFCLALDTTIMATAIPKIADQFNSLNDVGWYGSAYLLTTSALTLSFGKLYSFYSIKWVYLQALGMFEIGSLICGATPNSLGLIIGRAIAGSGSAGIYSGSMLIVARSAPLERRPLLTGILGGLFGVASVVGPLIGGAFTDNLSWRWCFYINLPLGAVTGLFLILFFDGAKATTQRATIRDQLSQLDLLGSLCFLPAIICVLLALQWGGTTYPWHDGRIIALFTVFGVLLLAFAGVQWWRQEKATVPPRLIANRNVWGAALFSFCLNASFIIFTYYLPMWFQSIKGVTATQSGIMNLPMVLAVVIFSIISGGLVGALGYYTPFMVIAPLIAAIGAGLLSTLRMDSNNASWIGYQILYGVGVGCGLQQPIVAVQGSLAPADLPTGTVIVMFMQTIGGAIFMSVGQNVFQNQLMRNLATQAPSVDAARVLQAGATMLRKTVSSDLLPAALRAYNSAITEAFYVAVAMAVLALPGALVMQWISVKGRQL; this comes from the exons ATGACTGATATCTCGACTGGTGTTCAGCTCAAGCCAGGGATAGGAGATGGCACCGTCTACAATGGTAACATGTCCAAGGATACTTTGGTGAACTGTAGCCCTGATCCAGAAAATCCAGAAAAAGGACAAGCAAGCTCACCAAGAACTCAAATTTCAGTCGACGACAATGAGGAATCCACGACAGAATATCCATCCTCTTGGAAGCTGGCCATGATTATGATCAGTCTATGCCTTGCGGTCTTCTGTTTGGCACTG GATACGACGATTATGGCCACAGCGATCCCCAAGATTGCTGATCAGTTCAACTCCTTAAACGACGTCGGGTGGTACGGCAGCGCCTATCTCCTCACAACCAGTGCTTTGACACTCAGTTTTGGAAAGCTGTACAGCTTCTATTCGATCAAATGGGTTTATCTGCAGGCACTTGGTATGTTTGAGATCGGCTCCCTGATCTGCGGTGCCACTCCCAATTCACTGGGATTGATCATCGGACGTGCTATTGCCGGCTCCGGATCCGCGGGCATCTACTCTGGATCGATGCTGATTGTCGCGCGGTCTGCGCCACTGGAACGAAGGCCGCTTTTGACCGGCATACTGGGCGGCCTGTTCGGCGTTGCCAGCGTGGTTGGGCCGCTCATCGGCGGTGCATTCACGGACAATCTTAGCTGGAGATGGTGCTTCTATATCAATTTACCCCTCGGAGCCGTTACGGGACTATTCCTCATATTGTTCTTTGATGGAGCCAAGGCGACCACCCAGCGCGCTACGATCAGGGATCAACTATCGCAACTTGACCTGCTAGGGTCCCTTTGCTTCTTACCAGCTATCATCTGCGTCTTGTTAGCACTGCAATGGGGGGGCACGACATATCCCTGGCATGACGGCCGTATTATCGCCTTATTCACCGTCTTTGGGGTTCTACTCTTGGCCTTTGCCGGGGTCCAGTGGTGGCGACAGGAGAAAGCTACCGTACCTCCACGCCTGATCGCGAACCGGAATGTGTGGGGAGCTgcacttttctctttctgtctcAATGCGTCCTTTATCATCTTCACCTACTAT CTCCCGATGTGGTTCCAAAGCATTAAAGGTGTCACGGCAACCCAATCCGGCATTATGAACCTCCCGATGGTGCTAGCAGTGGTGATTTTCTCCATTATCTCCGGCGGGCTAGTCGGAGCCCTGGGGTACTATACACCGTTCATGGTGATCGCACCTCTGATCGCAGCCATTGGGGCCGGACTACTCTCCACCCTTCGAATGGACTCCAACAACGCGTCCTGGATCGGATATCAAATCTTATACGGTGTCGGTGTAGGCTGTGGACTTCAACAGCCCATCGTAGCAGTGCAAGGCTCCCTTGCCCCCGCCGATCTACCCACCGGCACCGTGATCGTAATGTTCATGCAGACAATCGGTGGCGCCATCTTCATGTCCGTCGGCCAGAACGTATTCCAAAACCAACTAATGCGAAACTTGGCCACGCAAGCTCCGAGCGTCGATGCGGCTAGAGTGCTCCAGGCTGGGGCAACTATGTTGCGGAAAACCGTCTCCAGTGATTTGCTTCCAGCCGCGTTGCGCGCGTATAATTCGGCCATCACCGAGGCCTTCTATGTTGCTGTGGCTATGGCTGTGCTTGCGCTTCCTGGGGCGTTGGTTATGCAGTGGATTTCTGTTAAGGGTCGACAGCTCTAG
- a CDS encoding HAD family hydrolase (predicted protein) → MTRQSHYQAIILDLGNVVFEWDTSQNPPTAAPNQISLLRTSMKSPVYHSYERGQLSTEECHRLLGESLHVDPGQIKEAFDLARQSLRSNPALLDFIRQLKQTRGVAVYAMSNIPQAEIEYLKESRAGDMEVFDEVFASGYVGSRKPETEFYRRVMGEIGLKAERVVFVDDKEENVDVARGLGLYGVCFGGVEELRGHLLGI, encoded by the coding sequence ATGACACGTCAGAGTCACTATCAAGCAATCATTCTAGACCTAGGAAATGTGGTTTTCGAATGGGACACTTCCCAGAATCCCCCCACTGCAGCCCCAAACCAAATATCTCTGTTACGCACCAGCATGAAGTCCCCCGTTTACCATTCCTACGAACGAGGCCAGCTCTCAACAGAAGAATGTCATCGCTTACTCGGGGAATCCCTCCACGTTGACCCCGGCCAAATCAAAGAAGCTTTCGATCTCGCCCGCCAAAGCCTCCGATCTAACCCCGCGCTCCTGGACTTCATCCGGCAGCTGAAGCAGACGCGTGGAGTGGCCGTGTACGCCATGTCCAACATCCCGCAGGCCGAGATCGAGTATCTGAAAGAGAGCAGAGCAGGCGACATGGAGGTCTTCGACGAGGTCTTTGCCTCGGGGTACGTGGGGTCCCGGAAGCCGGAGACGGAGTTTTATCGGCGGGTGATGGGGGAGATAGGCTTGAAGGCTGAGCGAGTGGTCTTTGTGGATGAtaaggaggagaatgtgGATGTGGCGCgtgggttggggttgtatGGGGTTTGCTTTGGGGGGGTGGAGGAGTTGCGGGGACATCTTCTTGGGATTTGA
- a CDS encoding cytochrome P450 (cytochrome P450 CYP3/CYP5/CYP6/CYP9 subfamilies), translating to MSRRFPIQVAQSEIPPIAWGLWRMVYRLWLHPLSGYPGPRLAAVSNLPYFAWTCTGNLHLRLQELHKVYGDVIRIRPNALTYRTPEAWTDIYGHRKPGTLPFSKDPEFFMPAQAGSSHMINANEKDHTRQKRLLNHAFSERSLRQQEHLIMGYIDLFIQRLRGQARMGAETVNMEEWLNFLTFDIIGDLAFGEPFGCLQNSEYHPWVATIFKSIKTGAILRALNIYPILLGFIRRFLPKSLVQKRIAHYQMSKDRVTRRLQTETSRPDFISYILKYNDDRGMSTPEIEMNAALLIQAGSETTATVLAACLYFLQKNAACHRRLVQDIRSAFTQETDINFLSAAQLPYMNGVIEESLRLFPPAPGIGPRVVPKGGARICGRYVPGGVSVSVGHYSTFRSARNFTRPNEFLPQRWLDRDAESEFASDQTMALQPFSYGPRACIGRNLAYAEMRTILAKILWHFDVQLDERSADWANSKSYIVWEKGPLWLKLHPRNVPQETD from the exons ATGTCGCGGCGATTTCCGATCCAGGTAGCCCAATCTGAGATCCCA CCCATTGCCTGGGGACTCTGGCGCATGGTGTATCGACTATGGCTCCATCCGTTGTCAGGATATCCGGGCCCACGGCTCGCCGCTGTCTCCAATCTACCATATTTTGCCTGGACGTGCACAGGCAATCTGCACCTGCGCCTCCAGGAACTTCATAAAGTGTACGGGGACGTCATTCGGATCCGGCCCAATGCCCTAACTTACCGGACGCCCGAGGCCTGGACAGACATCTACGGTCACCGAAAGCCGGGCACCCTGCCTTTCAGCAAGGATCCGGAATTCTTCATGCCAGCCCAGGCAGGCTCGTCGCATATGATCAACGCCAATGAGAAGGACCATACTCGGCAGAAACGGCTCCTGAACCATGCATTTTCCGAGCGATCGCTGCGCCAGCAGGAACACCTCATCATGGGCTATATtgatctcttcatccaaagGCTTCGAGGACAGGCACGTATGGGGGCCGAGACAGTCAACATGGAGGAGTGGCTGAACTTTCTGACATTCGATATTATTGGCGACCTTGCATTTGGGGAGCCATTTGGCTGTCTTCAGAACTCTGAATATCATCCCTGGGTTgcaaccatcttcaaaagtaTCAAGACTGGGGCCATCCTCCGGGCTTTGAATATATACCCCATCTTGTTAGGCTTCATCCGGAGGTTCCTCCCCAAGAGTCTCGTTCAGAAGCGGATTGCGCATTACCAGATGAGCAAGGACAGAGTCACACGGCGGTTGCAAACCGAAACGTCGCGGCCGGACTTCATCTCCTACATCCTCAAATACAACGACGACCGAGGGATGAGTACACCCGAGATTGAGATGAACGCAGCCCTCCTAATTCAAGCCGGCAGCGAGACCACTGCCACCGTGCTAGCTGCGTGTCTCTACTTCCTACAGAAGAATGCCGCGTGCCATCGAAGACTCGTCCAAGATATCCGCTCCGCCTTCACCCAAGAGACCGATATCAATTTTCTATCAGCTGCTCAGCTCCCATACATGAACGGAGTCATCGAGGAGAGCCTTCGTCTCTTCCCTCCAGCACCAGGGATCGGCCCACGAGTCGTCCCGAAAGGGGGTGCCCGAATCTGCGGTCGCTATGTGCCGGGTGGC GTCTCTGTGTCTGTGGGCCACTACTCAACCTTCCGTAGCGCCAGGAATTTCACCAGACCTAATGAATTCCTACCGCAGAGATGGCTTGATCGTGACGCAGAGAGTGAGTTCGCCTCCGATCAGACGATGGCTCTCCAGCCGTTCTCCTATGGACCGCGTGCTTGCATTGGAAGAAA CCTCGCATACGCAGAAATGCGCACAATTCTGGCCAAGATCCTGTGGCACTTCGACGTCCAGCTGGATGAGCGTTCAGCAGACTGGGCAAATTCCAAGAGCTACATCGTATGGGAGAAGGGGCCTCTGTGGTTGAAGTTGCATCCCCGGAATGTACCACAGGAGACtgattga
- a CDS encoding uncharacterized protein (predicted protein): protein MAFRRPLGRPHSQTFKSRNIQTPMYQDDIYELRNLDDLPSSQAICLTKFAKAHPRNKGNKSWKPLQLESTEDSGSKDSQTPMTLFGPGQSKPRSRLSALHRAHSGECNLNKHSEGSSASSQFHSQSYNYSPVVQSGEGAWPTNADIIHYQENPLNYSQTYGYSYPYSHSQQHSCISESPFLTDDGYHSSEHLPWSTDLHSISSGLSFMGVSQPNLYNQNFIAEGNIMTDSSLNIYSASFDTPGNRSPYESVPVHYDHTVAHESFLTLHPSLSEPHEDRSRDFSSISWDPSLGAGHEHVSSSKPSTPVMECQSQTSELSRSPLSNDIDAPQMPRADTLYPELDSPFEDDEGYTNEEKLTLLKSAVYEQISAEQDNVSAAQMEAYDAHIQGTTTMDSSYARVPNLSGESATTDSINSGKVDFSANCQLEVTEKPLGLSPIWYDFTERWKGTPATGFPGYLNLMTSKRIRPPPGLSEPVVHKTTAWPLPYRNDPLVTEKRLDEANEWFRKDARGQEQLRGQVTDIAQNYAEMIEGFSGATRALQESTAAKQMILLIGNVIVNLHFYVSEGSERDAADFANFEDVDSCYCEPSLGGRRSYFDRDPSAGHWKLRLGRAPSTMSYLPESNLSSSHTRAP from the coding sequence ATGGCCTTTAGAAGACCCCTCGGGAGGCCTCACAGCCAGACCTTTAAGTCCAGAAATATACAGACCCCTATGTACCAGGATGACATTTATGAATTGCGTaatcttgatgatcttccGTCGTCACAAGCCATCTGCTTGACCAAATTCGCCAAGGCACACCCCCGAAACAAAGGCAATAAGTCCTGGAAGCCTTTGCAACTAGAAAGCACCGAAGACAGCGGTAGCAAGGACAGTCAAACCCCCATGACCCTCTTCGGACCGGGCCAAAGCAAGCCTCGCTCTCGATTATCTGCCCTTCATCGTGCGCATAGTGGTGAGTGCAATTTGAACAAGCACAGTGAAGGGTCCTCGGCATCCTCCCAGTTTCATTCGCAATCGTACAATTATAGTCCAGTAGTACAGTCTGGGGAAGGGGCATGGCCGACGAACGCAGACATTATTCACTACCAAGAGAATCCTCTTAATTATTCCCAGACCTACGGCTACTCCTATCCGTACTCACATTCACAGCAACATAGCTGCATATCGGAGAGCCCATTCTTGACAGATGATGGCTATCACAGCTCGGAGCACCTTCCCTGGTCGACAGATTTACATTCGATCTCCAGTGGGCTGTCTTTCATGGGTGTATCGCAACCCAACCTTTACAACCAGAACTTCATAGCTGAGGGTAATATCATGACGGACTCCTCCCTGAATATCTACAGCGCCAGTTTCGACACCCCGGGCAACCGGTCTCCTTACGAATCGGTACCTGTTCACTATGATCATACTGTTGCTCATGAGAGCTTCTTGACTCTACATCCATCGCTCTCAGAGCCACATGAAGATCGATCGAGAGATTTTTCATCTATCTCATGGGATCCCTCTCTGGGTGCTGGGCATGAGCATGTATCGAGCTCTAAGCCAAGTACACCAGTGATGGAGTGTCAGTCACAGACGTCGGAATTGTCCCGCTCTCCGCTTTCGAATGATATAGATGCCCCACAGATGCCTCGTGCTGATACCCTATACCCTGAGCTTGATAGCCcttttgaagatgacgaaggcTATACTAACGAAGAAAAGCTTACATTGCTTAAAAGTGCTGTGTATGAGCAAATTTCTGCGGAACAGGACAACGTCTCGGCTGCACAAATGGAAGCATACGATGCACACATCCAGGGAACTACGACTATGGACAGCTCGTATGCACGTGTTCCTAATCTAAGCGGCGAGTCAGCAACCACAGATTCAATTAATTCGGGAAAGGTAGATTTCAGTGCAAATTGTCAGTTAGAAGTGACTGAGAAACCGTTAGGGTTAAGTCCTATCTGGTATGATTTTACTGAAAGATGGAAGGGAACTCCCGCGACAGGCTTTCCAGGATATTTAAACCTAATGACCAGCAAACGCATAAGACCTCCACCTGGGCTCTCCGAGCCAGTGGTACATAAAACAACAGCATGGCCTTTGCCTTACAGAAATGATCCCTTGGTGACTGAGAAACGACTTGATGAAGCGAATGAATGGTTCCGTAAAGATGCCCGAGGCCAGGAGCAACTTCGGGGGCAAGTCACAGACATCGCGCAAAACTACGCCGAAATGATTGAAGGGTTTAGTGGAGCAACTCGCGCGTTGCAGGAAAGTACAGCTGCCAAGCAAATGATTTTACTAATAGGCAACGTCATCGTTAATCTACATTTCTACGTCTCTGAGGGCTCTGAGAGAGATGCAGCTGATTTTGCAAACTTTGAAGATGTGGACAGTTGTTATTGCGAACCCAGTCTTGGTGGACGACGCAGCTATTTCGATCGAGACCCCTCCGCTGGCCACTGGAAGCTTCGTTTGGGTCGGGCTCCTTCGACTATGAGCTACCTGCCAGAATCCAACCTTTCATCCTCCCACACCAGAGCCCCTTGA
- a CDS encoding uncharacterized protein (predicted protein), with protein MSHLLHKVKDAVTGHHHDSKDPPINMGPIPATTDLTNMDRRRARGSYGSSTNTYGSQTGQGTYGSETTNYGKLNPGNYRSGAGESGSHPAAGNYGSGAGEYGPHPNVRNYETNAGGYGSHHGTGHYGAGTGDFGSQAGTGSYGGYGSGPGRYSLGTNSYGSPGGAPGGSSYNTPGSGIGRHSEGAYGHEPSKLGSPTLESENRYPAGGAQRSLW; from the exons ATGTCGCATCTCCTTCACAAGGTTAAAGATGCTGTGACCGGCCATCACCACGATTCCAAGG ACCCACCAATAAATATGGGTCCAATACCGGCGACTACGGATCTCACGAATATGGATCGAAGACGGGCGCGGGGAAGCTATGGCTCCAGCACCAATACATACGGATCTCAAACTGGCCAGGGCACCTACGGATCTGAAACTACTAATTACGGCAAGCTTAATCCAGGCAATTATCGGTCTGGTGCTGGTGAGTCTGGTTCCCATCCAGCTGCGGGTAACTATGGGTCTGGCGCTGGAGAGTATGGCCCCCACCCTAATGTTCGCAATTATGAAACGAACGCTGGGGGGTATGGCTCTCATCATGGTACGGGTCATTATGGAGCAGGGACCGGTGATTTTGGCTCTCAGGCAGGAACTGGCAGCTATGGTGGCTATGGATCTGGCCCTGGCCGTTATAGTTTGGGCACGAACTCTTATGGTTCCCCTGGTGGTGCACCAGGAGGCAGCAGCTACAACACGCCTGGTTCCGGCATTGGCCGGCACAGTGAAGGTGCTTATGGTCATGAGCCAAGTAAACTGGGCTCTCCTACCCTTGAGTCAGAGAACCGATACCCTGCAGGCGGTGCACAGCGTAGCCTATGGTAA
- a CDS encoding PA and RING finger domain protein (predicted protein), with product MRPPRLIFLVFCFIFFPIFLTLFSVLTSSSRVTTPSSFAGRATGLHALFSFNIPSSLFPPSAIISLTDDNSTFFLARPAAFGPLLPDKGLSGQLWIGSGFGDRTTAGAEGELGCSDIPGWGEGDGHRQDIPAASDALLGKPVPGGADPATSNIHRTDPKPDIDSQASPNDGVVTPSTNDGTDDHLHHPLPESKVAESGVSEQRGDSHQNRQTEHADIQSLQESAEITGKVVLLSRGGCGFLEKVKWVQRRGGIALIVGDDTRGGSLITMYARGDTSNVTIPALFTSYTTAHLLSSLVPPQARGDSSADDAPGPRHTKLFGQSTTENQEIVPSTTSAAAVSPTSTRYAASSGGKSTTATRKAGFIQSLVSLLGIGRNSGRLPEDSQRPPSSGNIDWVLKDPWDDMEMSEDGTDRVHNRAKADSGAGERRKSDVSSQEDDGDGFVIGVQDWRDPDLLVPISSSIPLPSSVPESDASKTQTTGKGSRPTGASLKGGSITPGSGEYRTLDKSKTSKAELHSSNHKSLTSDTQGYAKQSKGWFARHFSWTKRGEKDSSRPVRRDHIEDRKLHGAAAVQGLQNTGQLEHEGLWVTLTPTSMSTSPFFDTLLILVVSPLLTLTAVYALLLLRSRIRRRRWRAPKSLVDRLPVRTYHTINTSSSSTSSSSRSSSPGPVSPTSPLLGSRNRSGHRRSQETAEATVDLKSPKMKSSKKEKAGSSSALWRRKYTGRQVECVVCLEEYVDGQSRVMSLPCGHEFHAECM from the coding sequence ATGCGACCGCCACGTCTgatctttcttgttttctgtttcatcttctttccgatCTTCCTCactctcttttctgttcttACATCATCGTCTCGTGTGACCACCCCCAGTTCGTTCGCTGGTCGAGCGACGGGACTTCATGcgctcttttccttcaacATACCCTCGTCACTGTTCCCACCGTCTGCTATCATCAGCCTGACCGATGATAACTCGACATTCTTCCTGGCCCGGCCCGCAGCGTTTGGCCCGCTCCTTCCTGACAAGGGGCTCAGCGGTCAGCTATGGATCGGCAGCGGATTTGGAGATAGAACCACTGCCGGAGCGGAAGGCGAATTAGGGTGTTCAGATATTCCAGGGTGGGGTGAGGGCGACGGCCACAGGCAGGATATACCCGCGGCGTCGGATGCCCTGCTCGGGAAGCCTGTGCCTGGTGGAGCTGACCCGGCGACTTCGAATATCCATCGTACGGATCCTAAGCCAGACATCGACTCACAAGCCAGCCCAAATGACGGTGTGGTGACACCGTCGACGAACGATGGCACGGATGACCACCTGCACCACCCACTCCCCGAATCTAAAGTAGCGGAGTCGGGTGTCTCGGAGCAGCGCGGGGATAGCCACCAGAACAGGCAAACTGAGCATGCCGATATACAATCGTTACAAGAGAGCGCCGAGATCACTGGTAAGGTTGTCCTATTGAGTCGGGGTGGCTGcggcttcttggagaaggTCAAATGGGTCCAAAGGCGGGGAGGAATCGCGTTGATTGTTGGAGATGATACCCGAGGAGGCAGCCTTATCACCATGTACGCGCGAGGTGACACATCCAACGTGACAATTCCGGCTCTCTTCACCTCGTATACCACGGCGCATTTGCTCTCATCGCTTGTTCCTCCGCAGGCCCGGGGAGATTCGAGCGCAGATGATGCTCCCGGACCACGCCACACAAAGCTTTTCGGTCAGAGCACGACTGAAAACCAGGAGATAGTGCCTTCGACGACATCCGCCGCGGCTGTGTCGCCAACTTCCACACGATATGCCGCATCATCTGGCGGAAAATCGACCACGGCGACCCGCAAAGCAGGCTTCATTCAGAGTCTTGTGTCTCTGTTAGGAATAGGGAGGAACAGCGGACGCTTGCCAGAGGATAGCCAACGACCTCCCAGTAGTGGAAACATTGATTGGGTTCTAAAAGATCCCTGGGATGATATGGAGATGTCCGAGGATGGCACCGACCGTGTCCACAACCGGGCAAAAGCCGATAGCGGTGCTGGTGAACGCAGGAAATCTGATGTTTCTTCACAAGAGGACGACGGTGATGGGTTTGTGATTGGCGTTCAGGATTGGCGCGACCCAGACCTTTTAGTCCCGATCAGCAGCTCCATCCCACTCCCGAGCAGTGTCCCGGAGTCGGACGCTAGCAAAACCCAGACTACCGGGAAAGGCTCACGCCCCACAGGTGCGTCACTCAAGGGTGGTAGCATAACTCCAGGAAGCGGCGAGTATCGTACACTAGATAAGTCAAAGACTAGCAAAGCAGAGTTGCACAGTTCCAATCACAAGAGCTTGACGAGTGACACTCAAGGATACGCTAAGCAGAGCAAGGGATGGTTTGCAAGACATTTTTCTTGGACGAAGCGTGGCGAGAAGGACTCGAGTCGTCCTGTCAGGCGAGATCATATCGAAGACCGAAAGTTGCATGGTGCAGCTGCAGTCCAGGGCCTCCAAAACACTGGACAGCTCGAGCACGAGGGTTTATGGGTTACGTTGACACCGACAAGCATGTCCACTAGTCCGTTCTTCGATACACTTCTGATACTCGTCGTGAGCCCCCTGCTTACACTGACGGCGGTTTATGCTCTTTTGCTGTTGCGCTCTCGCATCCGTCGACGACGTTGGCGAGCCCCCAAATCTCTTGTTGACCGCCTTCCCGTAAGAACCTACCACACAATCAACACATCTTCGTCCTCAACATCGAGCTCGTCCCGGTCCTCTAGTCCTGGTCCGGTCTCACCAACTTCGCCCCTGCTGGGCTCTCGAAACCGGTCGGGACACCGTCGCTCGCAGGAAACAGCAGAGGCCACGGTAGACCTGAAGAGCCCCAAAATGAAGTCatccaagaaagagaaggctgGCTCGTCATCCGCGCTTTGGAGACGCAAATATACTGGCCGGCAGGTGGAGTGCGTTGTCTGCCTCGAAGAATACGTGGACGGACAGAGCAGGGTGATGAGCTTGCCCTGTGGGCATGAGTTCCATGCGGAGTGCATGTAA
- a CDS encoding uncharacterized protein (predicted protein), with amino-acid sequence MDDKAKKALIEEAKHAQEVAQEVALSGAYIYPFKGIVYFAYHKDLWRPLLSQVGQISSLGFSVTGAMFFFTYVPQVAIMSFTSGPFAPISAALLILTESSTITNFLARSFLLEEALTDTFDGTLIACGHESLVAEGRQIKPQAGRDAIARLGKMVKRPLDRMKPQALLHSLILLPLNFIPVVGTALYAYAQGKKLGPVAHTRYFQLKGWGEKQKDAWVEKNRGAYTGLGMASFFLEMIPFASIAFSFTNTVGAALWAADLETARR; translated from the exons ATGGatgacaaggccaagaaggccctTATTGAAGAGGCCAAGCATGCCCAAGAGGTCGCTCAAGAGGTCGCCCTATCGGGCGCCTACATCTATCCTTTCAAG GGCATAGTGTACTTCGCGTACCACAAGGACCTCTGGCGTCCGCTCCTCTCGCAGGTCGGACAAATCAGTAGTCTCGGTTTCAGCGTGACAGGCgccatgttcttcttcacataCGTACCACAGGTGGCTATCATGTCATTCACCAGCGGCCCCTTTGCGCCCATTTCCGCCGCTCTGCTCATTCTCACCGAAAGTTCCACGATCACAAACTTTCTTGCCCGCTCTTTCCTCCTGGAAGAGGCATTGACGGATACCTTCGACGGCACGCTCATTGCCTGCGGTCACGAATCGCTTGTGGCAGAGGGTCGACAGATCAAGCCCCAGGCGGGCAGAGATGCCATTGCCCGACTGGGCAAAATGGTGAAGCGCCCTCTGGATCGGATGAAGCCGCAGGCGTTGCTGCATTCGCTGATCCTTCTACCGTTGAATTTTATTCCGGTGGTGGGAACTGCGTTGTACGCATATGCGCAGGGGAAGAAGTTAGGGCCGGTGGCTCATACGAGGTATTTCCAGCTGAAGGGGTGGGgtgagaagcagaaggatgCATGGGTGGAAAAGAACAGGGGGGCGTATACGGG GCTCGGAATGGCCTCGTTCTTTCTGGAAATGATCCCTTTCGCTTCCATCGCTTTTTCGTTCACGAACACCGTGGGCGCGGCGCTGTGGGCGGCGGATTTGGAAACAGCACGCAGGTAA